The proteins below are encoded in one region of bacterium:
- the trmD gene encoding tRNA (guanosine(37)-N1)-methyltransferase TrmD: MTIDILTGFPEIFSGLINSSILRNALLSGAVEIWVHNLRHYTTDRHGNIDDSPYGGGAGMVLMAQPVWAALDHLKTIRAAEPLRLYMSPQGQTLTQSRVRDLVTAEELILLCGHYKDVDGRVFERDEWHEVSIGDYVLSGGEIPAAVLVDAMVRLLPGVISDPESADTDSFEDGLLDAPYYTRPEEINGRRVPEALLSGHHENIRRWRMDQRVGRTRERRPDLWNAWLAAHPEFEKDRRNHK, encoded by the coding sequence ATGACGATTGACATTCTCACCGGCTTTCCGGAAATTTTTTCCGGACTGATCAACAGCTCGATCCTGCGCAATGCGCTGCTGTCGGGCGCGGTGGAAATCTGGGTTCATAATCTGCGGCACTACACGACGGACCGGCATGGAAACATTGACGATTCGCCGTACGGAGGTGGAGCCGGGATGGTGCTGATGGCGCAGCCTGTATGGGCCGCGCTGGACCATCTCAAAACCATCCGCGCCGCAGAGCCGTTGCGACTGTACATGTCGCCGCAGGGGCAGACGCTGACCCAATCGCGTGTCCGCGATTTGGTAACGGCCGAAGAACTGATCCTTCTGTGCGGACACTATAAGGATGTCGACGGCAGGGTCTTTGAGCGCGACGAATGGCACGAAGTCTCCATCGGCGACTATGTGCTCAGCGGCGGAGAAATTCCGGCCGCGGTGCTTGTTGACGCGATGGTGCGGCTGCTGCCCGGAGTGATCAGCGATCCGGAGTCGGCGGACACGGACAGTTTTGAAGATGGCCTGCTCGACGCGCCCTACTACACGCGTCCCGAAGAGATTAATGGGCGGCGGGTGCCTGAGGCATTGCTCAGCGGGCATCACGAGAATATCCGGCGCTGGCGAATGGATCAGCGCGTTGGGCGTACGAGAGAACGCCGCCCGGATTTGTGGAACGCCTGGCTGGCGGCCCATCCTGAGTTTGAAAAAGACAGACGAAACCATAAGTAA
- the rimM gene encoding ribosome maturation factor RimM (Essential for efficient processing of 16S rRNA) — MNPEDLRTVGVIVGAHGLQGTFKLEPLSDFPERFEALRTVYLLRGETVLAQCTVKNLRWANALLLLTLREIRTRDEADQLRGVEVCVPDTETWTLPEDVYYTTDIIGYMGVAEDGTVLGTLKDIQAGAQDILQFEKDGDELLVPFVKEWVGTVNTEKRTIEILNWRQLASSEVIEPSPETDDD, encoded by the coding sequence ATGAACCCGGAAGACCTTCGCACAGTTGGAGTCATCGTCGGTGCGCACGGGCTTCAGGGAACCTTCAAACTCGAGCCCCTCTCTGATTTTCCTGAACGGTTTGAAGCGCTGCGCACAGTGTATCTGCTGCGCGGTGAGACTGTGCTCGCTCAATGCACCGTGAAGAACCTCCGCTGGGCGAATGCGCTACTGCTGCTTACGCTTCGGGAAATTCGCACCCGGGATGAAGCCGACCAATTGCGCGGCGTGGAGGTGTGCGTGCCCGATACCGAGACGTGGACGCTGCCCGAGGATGTCTACTACACGACCGACATTATCGGCTACATGGGCGTGGCGGAAGACGGAACTGTGCTGGGAACTCTGAAGGATATACAGGCCGGAGCGCAGGACATTCTGCAGTTTGAGAAAGATGGGGACGAGCTGCTGGTGCCCTTCGTCAAGGAATGGGTGGGTACAGTGAACACCGAAAAGAGGACCATCGAAATCCTCAACTGGCGCCAGTTGGCGAGTTCGGAAGTGATTGAACCGTCGCCGGAAACGGATGACGATTGA
- a CDS encoding KH domain-containing protein → MTRIMEQFISFIVKHLVDNPDAVHVEHVEKESGRHLYRLHVGDGDLGQVIGKEGKTAKSIRTLVIAVAARQGLRAGFEIVDPARPHLEDGQAADHE, encoded by the coding sequence GTGACCCGGATTATGGAACAGTTCATCAGCTTCATAGTCAAGCACCTGGTGGACAACCCGGATGCTGTTCACGTCGAACATGTCGAGAAGGAAAGCGGTCGTCATCTGTACCGGCTCCATGTCGGTGATGGCGATCTCGGACAGGTCATTGGGAAGGAAGGGAAGACCGCCAAGTCCATCCGGACTCTGGTGATCGCCGTCGCGGCGCGACAGGGACTGCGCGCCGGATTCGAAATCGTTGACCCGGCGCGTCCGCATCTGGAGGACGGTCAGGCCGCCGACCACGAGTAG
- the rpsP gene encoding 30S ribosomal protein S16 has protein sequence MSVRIRLTRAGRKKVPHYRIVVMDSRNRRDGAYLDQIGVYHPNLQPAQFEVNEEKALRWLTQGAVPSDTVRSLLSQRGILLRFDLMKRQTPPEKIAATLATWREAAAARTAQRAEQKKLKRKGKASAESAATS, from the coding sequence GTGTCCGTACGCATCAGACTCACACGCGCGGGACGTAAGAAAGTGCCGCACTATCGCATCGTCGTGATGGACTCCCGGAACCGCCGGGATGGCGCTTATTTGGATCAGATCGGCGTGTATCATCCTAACCTGCAGCCCGCGCAGTTCGAAGTGAACGAAGAAAAGGCGCTGCGGTGGCTGACCCAGGGCGCCGTGCCTTCCGATACGGTGCGAAGCCTTCTTTCGCAGCGCGGCATCCTGCTCCGGTTTGATCTCATGAAGCGGCAGACGCCGCCCGAAAAGATTGCTGCGACGCTGGCAACGTGGCGCGAGGCCGCGGCGGCGAGGACGGCACAACGGGCGGAACAGAAAAAGCTGAAGCGCAAAGGCAAGGCTTCCGCCGAGAGCGCCGCCACTTCCTGA